From Syntrophobacterales bacterium:
CCGCTATCGCAGCGACGATCTCATCCATCGTGGATGCTGAGATTTGACCGAGCTTACGGATGAACCTTTCCGTTGCCACGCCGCGCACTTGCAGGGCGTCAACGGCAGAGGTCTTTGATAAGCCGTTTGTTTTGTCGGGATCTATCCGGATGTGCCAGAGATTCCGTGAGTAACGATCTTTCCAGTCCGTTGCCGGTGCAATCATTTTGATCGGCAATATGCCGATGGCGTCGGAACTCACCACCACAGCCGGCCGGGTCTTCGTCATCTCCGCGCCTTTGGTTGGATCAAAGTTGACCAACCAGACGTCGCCACGCCTAATAGTCAACGATGTCGTCCCCCTCCAAATCTTTCCATGACGCATCCTTTTCGTAATGAGCCGCAATTTCTTTGGCTTGCCGGGCCATGATCTTCCGCCTATCAAGCAGAGGGAGCTTCATAAACGCACGGCGTTCGACAAGCGACACGGGTTCTTTCATCTTCATCGATTCGCCCAGCATCTTCATTCCATCCTCCTCGGTAAGCAACCCTTCCGCCACACCGCGCAACACGCTTTTTCTCAGCCACATCGGCTGTTCCGACGGCAGCGGCGAGGGTTCCTGCTTTTTCCAGTGGAGACGATTGATGTCCATGAACCATTGCCGGTAGTGGGAGTCCGAGATGATTCCAAGGTCATGC
This genomic window contains:
- a CDS encoding type II toxin-antitoxin system PemK/MazF family toxin, with the translated sequence MTIRRGDVWLVNFDPTKGAEMTKTRPAVVVSSDAIGILPIKMIAPATDWKDRYSRNLWHIRIDPDKTNGLSKTSAVDALQVRGVATERFIRKLGQISASTMDEIVAAIAAVIEYE